One part of the Huiozyma naganishii CBS 8797 chromosome 13, complete genome genome encodes these proteins:
- the POM34 gene encoding Pom34p (similar to Saccharomyces cerevisiae POM34 (YLR018C); ancestral locus Anc_5.203): protein MEETGPSRPLSRDQMQTLRMRVVEESPRLYRDNLLSDPVSQVVQQQKLHQQQQQQKQTVRKMDAPAETVGAAGFRSANLGSFENPVLDKVISRTINKESEFQVVVTNVLIFFLWNLLYKSTQLLLEHSAYGRKLSKQCMQTLWSLQRAHPRWGPLWQLFQDASVVKADYLNHLVGIVLGFNIVTALFKLRSRINTRDLELTQRQRELLGLDPRNHPQGDTKGGHITKPHVVISSSNTDRSAQNSRLSRDSQSSAGSTGSAQQSPPPTPFLFKSLQTPLKSKQTDAKQQQTPHLPHTKVSAFGNNPLTTDRKQQVRFPFQETGQGTGVASSTASMADHLPKTPNLTANKGYIPSSKYSYMMNSPSPMKSL, encoded by the coding sequence atggAAGAGACTGGCCCGTCGAGACCGCTTTCGCGGGATCAGATGCAGACGCTCAGGATGAGAGTCGTCGAGGAATCTCCCAGATTGTACAGGGACAATCTGCTCTCGGATCCCGTTTCGCAGGTGGTGCAGCAACAGAAGCtccaccaacaacaacaacaacagaagCAGACTGTGAGGAAGATGGATGCACCCGCTGAGACTGTTGGTGCTGCAGGTTTCCGGTCTGCTAACCTCGGGAGCTTTGAAAACCCTGTTCTGGACAAAGTGATCAGTAGGACAATCAACAAAGAATCAGAGTTCCAAGTAGTGGTCACCAACGTGCTCATATTCTTTCTGTGGAACCTGCTTTACAAATCAACCCAGTTGCTTCTAGAACACTCGGCGTACGGACGCAAGTTATCCAAACAGTGCATGCAAACGCTATGGTCTCTCCAAAGGGCACACCCACGGTGGGGGCCCCTGTGGCAACTATTCCAAGATGCATCCGTCGTCAAGGCAGACTACTTGAACCACTTGGTTGGGATCGTACTAGGGTTCAACATCGTCACGGCTTTGTTCAAACTGAGGTCCAGAATTAACACGCGCGATTTGGAACTGACACAGAGGCAGAGAGAGTTGCTAGGGTTGGATCCGAGGAACCACCCACAGGGGGACACAAAAGGTGGTCATATCACTAAACCACACGTCGTTATTTCCTCATCAAATACAGACCGTTCCGCGCAGAACTCTAGACTATCGCGGGACAGTCAAAGTAGCGCAGGTAGTACGGGGAGTGCACAACAGTCCCCACCACCCACACcgttcctcttcaaatcgttACAAACGCCGTTGAAGTCGAAACAAACGGACGCGAAGCAGCAACAGACGCCTCACCTCCCGCACACCAAAGTAAGCGCCTTTGGGAATAACCCGTTGACCACTGACAGGAAACAACAAGTCCGCTTCCCCTTCCAGGAAACGGGGCAAGGGACAGGGGTAGCCAGCTCAACTGCATCCATGGCGGATCATCTCCCCAAGACACCAAATTTAACGGCAAACAAAGGTTACATCCCTAGCAGCAAGTACAGTTACATGATGAACTCTCCAAGCCCAATGAAGAGCTTGTAG
- the PSR2 gene encoding putative phosphatase (similar to Saccharomyces cerevisiae PSR1 (YLL010C) and PSR2 (YLR019W); ancestral locus Anc_5.202): MGFISSILCCATNSSSTASKKNNKNNNYDKKRQPQSYASKNTVSSTAVVNTKETQAANGRASDSTGTGSNNRHKYKQKDTSTTNEQMPHSASRTNSSAVQHQKQSPEGVSRPKQVNGGSQSAKLNGGRAIGNSDGDADDEDYEEDYDMDDVKRDPIENNSQQSHRVDEKDTLNVYNNETDRSTGNSSSDYPANHQKQRQQKQADASTHDPMQVDTDDKETPKLMVQGAETQLTSVQSHEADNNPVIDPNVIYSDGAPNDQTTDAQDYNMTQPFDEVDEDEFVDLTVLQPDQYHAAGYSTLLPPPSKAVSHRKCLVLDLDETLVHSSFKYLKSADFVLPVDIDDQIHNVYVIKRPGVDEFLRRVGKLYEVVVFTASVSRYGDPLLDILDKDKSIHHRLFREACYNYEGNYIKNLSQIGRPLSNIIILDNSPASYIFHPQHAIPISSWFSDTHDNELLDIIPLLEDLAMDNVLDVGKVLDVSI; this comes from the coding sequence ATGGGATTTATCTCTTCGATTTTGTGTTGTGCTACAaactcttcttcaacggcGAGCAAAAAGaataataaaaataacAACTACGACAAGAAAAGGCAACCACAAAGTTACGCTTCGAAGAATACAGTATCATCGACAGCAGTAGTAAACACTAAGGAAACACAAGCAGCAAACGGGAGGGCAAGTGACTCTACAGGCACAGGTAGCAACAACAGGCACAAATATAAGCAAAAAGACACGAGTACAACAAACGAACAAATGCCACATTCGGCATCGAGAACAAACAGCAGTGCTGTTCAACACCAGAAACAATCTCCCGAGGGTGTATCCCGACCAAAACAGGTGAATGGCGGTTCTCAATCTGCTAAATTGAATGGTGGTAGGGCCATTGGTAACTCTGATGGTGATGCCGATGATGAGGATTACGAAGAGGACTACGATATGGATGATGTGAAAAGAGACCCGATAGAAAACAACAGTCAACAAAGTCACAGAGTCGACGAAAAGGATACGCTGAACGTGTACAACAACGAAACAGACAGGAGCACGGGGAACTCAAGCTCGGACTACCCAGCAAACCACCAgaaacaacgacaacagaAGCAAGCAGACGCCTCCACACATGATCCAATGCAGGTCGACACGGATGATAAAGAAACTCCAAAACTAATGGTCCAGGGAGCAGAGACCCAGCTGACGTCAGTCCAATCGCACGAGGCAGATAATAACCCAGTGATAGACCCTAACGTGATATACTCAGACGGTGCACCCAATGACCAAACGACGGACGCGCAGGATTACAACATGACACAGCCATTCGACGAGgtcgacgaggatgaaTTTGTAGACCTCACAGTCTTGCAACCAGACCAGTACCACGCGGCAGGGTACTCCACTTtgctaccaccaccaagtAAAGCCGTCTCACACCGCAAATGTCTAGTGCTCGACTTGGATGAAACGCTGGTACATTCCTCCTTTAAGTACTTGAAATCTGCAGATTTCGTACTACCGGTGGACATCGACGATCAAATACACAACGTCTACGTTATTAAGAGACCCGGAGTCGACGAGTTTCTAAGAAGAGTGGGGAAACTTTACGAAGTGGTTGTATTCACGGCAAGTGTGTCCAGGTACGGTGACCCATTACTCGACATCCTGGACAAGGACAAATCCATCCACCACAGACTTTTCAGGGAGGCCTGCTATAATTACGAGGGGAACTACATCAAGAATCTGTCACAGATCGGGAGACCTCTATCCAATATCATCATACTGGATAACTCCCCAGCATCGTACATCTTCCACCCACAACATGCCATCCCCATATCATCGTGGTTCTCGGACACGCATGATAATGAATTGCTAGACATCATACCTCTACTTGAAGACCTTGCCATGGATAACGTGCTGGATGTCGGGAAAGTGTTGGATGTCTCGATATAG
- the SOF1 gene encoding rRNA-processing protein SOF1 (similar to Saccharomyces cerevisiae SOF1 (YLL011W); ancestral locus Anc_5.201) has protein sequence MKIKTIKRSADDYVPVKSTQESQMPRNLNPELHPFERAREYTKALNATKLERMFAKPFIGQLGHGHRDGVYVVAKNYHNLNKLATASGDGVIKYWNMSTREEYVSFKGHYGLVTGLCVTPEGLSVGGLSNQNHMLSCGDDKTIKLWSINNDDFANIKSDEELITKTNGSGALLKTFYGEHAFQGIDHHREKPLFVTGGAKIELWDNNRSTPLTNLSWGADNITSLKFNQSETDIVASAGSDNSVVLYDLRTNSPTQKIVQSMRTNAICWNPMEPFNFVVANEDHNAYYYDMRNMSRSLNVFKDHVSAVMDVDFSPTGDEIVTGSYDKTIRIFKTNQGHSREIYHTKRMQHVMQVKYSMDSKYLISGSDDGNVRMWRSVAWDRSNVKTTKQRSKLEYDEKLKERFKYMPEIRRISRHRHVPQVIKKAKEIKDIELSSIKRRENNERRTNKDKKYVPERKKQIVGTVFEYEQRNVRKTDGGSDDDVE, from the coding sequence ATGAAGATCAAGACCATCAAAAGAAGCGCCGATGACTATGTCCCCGTGAAGTCGACGCAAGAATCGCAGATGCCCAGAAACTTGAACCCTGAGCTGCACCCTTTTGAAAGAGCTAGGGAATACACAAAGGCGCTGAACGCGACAAAACTGGAAAGGATGTTTGCAAAGCCTTTCATCGGCCAACTTGGACATGGTCATAGAGATGGTGTCTACGTTGTTGCGAAAAACTACCATAACCTGAACAAGCTGGCCACTGCTTCTGGTGACGGTGTTATCAAGTATTGGAACATGTCTACCAGGGAGGAGTACGTTTCGTTCAAGGGCCATTACGGTCTTGTCACGGGTCTGTGTGTCACACCTGAGGGACTCTCTGTAGGGGGTCTCTCCAACCAGAATCACATGCTTTCCTGTGGTGACGATAAGACGATCAAACTATGGTCCATCAATAACGATGACTTCGCCAACATCAAATCTGACGAGGAACTTATCACGAAGACGAATGGGTCAGGTGCACTGTTGAAGACTTTCTACGGTGAGCACGCATTCCAAGGTATTGACCATCACAGGGAGAAGCCGTTGTTTGTGACCGGTGGTGCGAAGATTGAGCTTTGGGATAACAACAGGTCGACCCCACTAACGAACCTGTCCTGGGGTGCTGACAATATTACCAGTCTCAAGTTCAACCAGAGTGAGACAGATATTGTGGCCAGTGCCGGAAGTGATAACTCTGTTGTGCTTTACGATCTGAGAACGAACTCGCCAACACAAAAGATCGTTCAGTCGATGAGAACGAATGCTATCTGCTGGAATCCCATGGAACCATTCAACTTTGTTGTCGCGAATGAGGATCACAATGCGTACTATTACGATATGCGGAACATGTCCCGGTCGTTGAATGTGTTCAAAGACCATGTCAGCGCTGTGATGGATGTTGACTTTTCGCCCACTGGTGACGAAATTGTTACCGGTTCGTACGATAAAACGATCAGAATATTTAAGACCAACCAGGGTCACTCGAGGGAGATCTACCACACGAAGAGAATGCAGCATGTGATGCAAGTTAAGTACTCTATGGATTCGAAATACTTGATCAGTGGTTCTGATGATGGTAACGTTAGGATGTGGAGAAGCGTTGCCTGGGATAGATCGAATGTTAAGACGACGAAGCAGAGATCCAAGCTAGAATATgatgaaaagttgaaggagaggTTCAAGTACATGCCCGAAATCAGAAGAATTAGTAGGCACAGACACGTTCCTCAGGTCATTAAGAAGGCTAAAGAAATTAAGGATATTGAGTTGAGTTCGAtcaagagaagagagaacAATGAGAGGCGTACGAACAAGGATAAGAAGTATGTTCCtgaaagaaagaagcaaaTTGTTGGGACTGTCTTTGAATACGAGCAGAGAAATGTTCGGAAAACCGATGGTGGTAGTGACGACGATGTGGAATGA
- the KNAG0M01760 gene encoding uncharacterized protein (similar to Saccharomyces cerevisiae YEH1 (YLL012W) and YEH2 (YLR020C); ancestral locus Anc_5.200), producing MLLDVLQQFTSALILYVFLSVLFVLSLWNNYITVHFKQKSDPRDKRSASKKYPKETTGAKKTRRYSRVSISSTTPLDIESDDENNIEYDHTITLCDHPGHQFRYDNNRGIDDRVTANPFEDILNMEDSRLVPDLKYYYKQYNIDIEEFEVETDDGFIIDLWHLIPRDNFNGSPSNKYPVLMLHGLLQSSGSFASCGRKSLAYYFLANGFDVWLGNNRCGFHPKWNLNKVQRKQKWDWDMTEMVQFDLKALVTEVLSRNTRFEKLTLMAHSQGTTQSFMGLINGPKFYKDDKDGFNLVDNLDNFVALAPAVYPGPLLDEKHFVKFMAHGIDHQWVFGKRSFMPLMMKMRSLMAGTKPFSFLSYVMFNYMFDWNDSLWDKPLRDRNFLFSPVHISVKLMKWWLSPDPAKNSFKHGADRMFPPNKSWFPVADASTPVEQSDIHLNETRSTANEFPQLLVFIPRQDRLVNGEKLVDHFTHHEDNSVYKIWYIDEYSHLDVLWAHDVIDRIGQQVITHMRNPAATTKEVKTETTEQSD from the coding sequence ATGCTATTAGATGTGCTGCAGCAGTTCACCTCTGCGCTGATACTGTACGTGTTCCTTTCGGTGCTTTTTGTGCTGTCGCTTTGGAACAACTACATCACGGTCCACTTCAAGCAGAAGAGTGACCCGAGGGATAAACGGAGCGCCAGTAAGAAGTACCCTAAGGAAACCACCGGTGCCAAGAAGACAAGAAGGTACTCTAGAGTCTCCATTTCTTCCACCACTCCGCTAGATATCGAGAGTGACGATGAGAATAATATCGAGTACGATCATACTATAACCTTGTGCGATCACCCTGGCCACCAGTTCAGATACGACAACAACCGTGGCATTGATGACCGTGTCACTGCAAACCCATTTGAAGACATTTTGAACATGGAGGACTCGAGACTGGTCCCCGACCTGAAGTACTACTACAAACAGTACAACATTGACATTGAGGAATTCGAAGTCGAGACTGACGATGGATTCATCATCGATCTTTGGCATCTAATACCGAGAGACAATTTTAATGGTTCACCATCAAACAAGTACCCTGTGTTGATGTTGCATGGCCTTTTACAAAGCAGTGGTAGTTTTGCATCGTGTGGGAGGAAATCGCTCGCGTACTACTTTCTCGCAAACGGGTTTGACGTCTGGCTCGGCAATAACAGGTGTGGGTTCCATCCAAAATGgaatttgaacaaagtgcAAAGGAAGCAGAAGTGGGATTGGGACATGACCGAGATGGTACAGTTTGATTTGAAGGCTCTGGTCACAGAAGTGCTGTCCAGGAACACGCGGTTTGAGAAGCTGACATTGATGGCACACTCACAAGGTACTACGCAGAGTTTCATGGGGCTGATCAACGGCCCCAAATTTTATAAAGATGATAAGGATGGGTTCAACTTGGTTGATAATTTGGATAATTTTGTTGCACTGGCACCAGCGGTGTATCCTGGTCCACTCCTAGATGAAAAGCATTTTGTCAAGTTCATGGCCCACGGGATCGACCACCAGTGGGTCTTTGGCAAGAGGTCATTTATGCCGCTTATGATGAAAATGAGATCCCTCATGGCCGGTACCAAACCGTTCTCTTTCCTATCGTACGTGATGTTCAACTACATGTTCGATTGGAATGACTCTCTATGGGATAAACCGTTAAGAGACCgcaattttttgttttcgcCTGTCCACATCAGTGTAAAATTGATGAAGTGGTGGCTCTCGCCAGACCCTGCGAAAAACAGTTTCAAACACGGTGCGGACAGAATGTTCCCACCAAACAAATCGTGGTTCCCAGTCGCAGATGCAAGCACGCCAGTCGAACAATCAGATATACACCTCAACGAAACAAGATCCACTGCTAACGAGTTCCCTCAGCTTCTCGTTTTCATCCCAAGACAGGACAGACTCGTAAATGGGGAGAAACTGGTCGACCACTTCACACACCACGAGGACAACTCCGTCTACAAGATATGGTACATTGACGAGTACTCGCATTTGGACGTGCTGTGGGCCCACGACGTCATAGACCGGATCGGGCAACAAGTCATTACTCACATGAGAAATCCTGCTGCGACCACGAAGGAGGTGAAGACGGAGACCACAGAGCAATCCGACTGA
- the IRC25 gene encoding Irc25p (similar to Saccharomyces cerevisiae YLR021W; ancestral locus Anc_5.199): MPHFTSTSTFPEELITLPEGSSLEVLAVHYTNYVLLQLRLNGEMDCTVEVSRRGLSSVGQDSLGNPIAGFSGAPDLEDDADEQDFARDNMADYHVITKLGDPNDTKTPVIATQIAELYQRVILPNVPGSLKQSTEDPASTSLIVTLSSKIWRDDTEDFQKLVYVLQTIKEMYHL, encoded by the coding sequence ATGCCACACTTCACATCAACGAGCACGTTCCCCGAAGAGTTAATTACGTTACCGGAGGGTTCGTCGCTGGAGGTTCTTGCCGTGCACTACACCAACTACGTTCTCTTACAACTGCGTCTTAATGGGGAGATGGATTGTACCGTCGAGGTTTCGCGGCGTGGGTTGAGTTCAGTTGGGCAGGATTCCCTTGGGAACCCGATTGCTGGGTTTTCGGGAGCTCCCGATTTGGAAGACGATGCTGATGAACAGGATTTTGCCAGAGACAACATGGCAGACTACCATGTCATCACGAAGCTTGGGGATCCAAACGACACGAAGACCCCAGTAATTGCCACACAGATAGCGGAGCTGTATCAGAGAGTGATCCTACCGAATGTGCCCGGCTCATTGAAGCAGTCGACAGAAGACCCAGCTAGTACAAGCTTAATTGTCACTCTGAGCAGCAAGATCTGGCGTGACGATACGGAGGATTTCCAGAAGCTGGTCTACGTGCTCCAAACCATCAAGGAAATGTACCACTTGTGA
- the SDO1 gene encoding guanine nucleotide exchange factor SDO1 (similar to Saccharomyces cerevisiae SDO1 (YLR022C); ancestral locus Anc_5.198) encodes MAINQPSGQIKLTNVSLVKLKKGKKRFEIACYQNKVQDYEEGVRKDLDEVLQIHQVFVNVPKGLIAPKDDLQKCFGTVDVDTVIAEILTKGEIQLSEKERQLMLNKINNEMLTIISAKCINPVSKKRYPPTMIHKALVQLKFSPVVNKPAKLQALEAIKLLVAKQIIPIVRAKMKVKVTVADPAAKSELVEKISKLVFAEEGAMPTTSSSSWERTGLIDPVSYRDLVACCQGESTLQVLDMAVIDDSTHTN; translated from the coding sequence ATGGCGATCAATCAGCCGTCGGGACAAATCAAGCTTACGAATGTATCGCTggtgaagttgaagaaggggaaaAAACGGTTTGAGATCGCGTGCTACCAGAACAAAGTGCAAGATTACGAGGAAGGTGTACGAAAGGACTTGGACGAGGTGCTGCAGATCCACCAGGTGTTTGTGAATGTGCCCAAGGGGCTGATTGCACCCAAGGATGACCTGCAGAAGTGTTTTGGGACCGTGGATGTGGATACGGTCATTGCGGAGATCCTCACAAAGGGGGAAATCCAGCTTTCTGAGAAGGAGCGCCAGCTGATGCTGAACAAGATCAACAACGAGATGCTGACCATCATCAGTGCCAAGTGTATCAATCCTGTGTCCAAGAAACGGTACCCTCCAACGATGATCCACAAGGCGCTTGTGCAGCTGAAGTTCAGCCCCGTAGTGAACAAGCCGGCCAAGTTGCAAGCCCTGGAGGCGATCAAGTTGCTCGTTGCCAAACAGATTATCCCGATCGTGCGGGCAAAGATGAAAGTGAAAGTGACCGTTGCGGACCCAGCTGCCAAGAGTGAACTTGTAGAGAAGATCTCCAAATTGGTATTCGCAGAAGAGGGGGCGATGCCAACAacgtcttcgtcgtcgtgggAACGTACAGGTCTTATTGATCCAGTAAGTTACAGGGATTTGGTTGCCTGCTGCCAGGGCGAAAGCACTTTACAAGTGCTAGATATGGCAGTGATTGACGACTCCACTCACACCAATTAG
- the AVT1 gene encoding Avt1p (similar to Saccharomyces cerevisiae AVT1 (YJR001W); ancestral locus Anc_5.220) — MENTNMSDIESQSLRRSNDQAANNANQQQHAHYISIPIQRDSDYADASGVGAPILSRSNAIDEETDQQFRTRRQSILDNPIGSFRGVNSLSKFATSLRRANSFRHIETEPDKERSFFKDSVDETFDPRTMAPSHTGRKLSLVLRPSLSNMLNSARNIDTNPFVDETSVDYGSTYSGVPGIADLSGMIRRSSASGLRPSISIADLTNNLGMDGYVGSIAPDADSILLRQVEDKDGKLITVLAGQSTAPQTIFNSINVLIGIGLFALPLGLKYAGWILGITLLSVFALGTFCTAELLSRCLDTDPTLMSYADLGYAAFGNKGRALISALFTVDLLGCAVSLVILFGDSLNALFPQYSVNTFKILAFFVVTPPVFLPLSVLSNISLLGILSTTGTVFIIACCGLSKKTAPGSLLNPMETRLWPSSFENLCLSIGLLSACWGGHAVFPNLKTDMRHPHKFKDCLKHTYKITAFTDIGTAIVGYLMFGDTVKDEITKNVLLSPGYPNFVYGLISGLMTVIPIAKTPLNARPIISVLDVIFNVQAPETKYEGNKLKTAKTIQVVNCIIVNILFVVMAIIFPQFDKIIAFLGAGLCFAICLILPCLFYTRICRDTIKSWEKAACYITIVLSAILSVLGIGAAVLA, encoded by the coding sequence ATGGAGAATACAAATATGTCTGATATTGAGTCTCAGTCGCTTCGCAGGTCGAACGATCAGGCAGCCAACAACGCTaatcagcagcagcatgCACACTACATTTCCATTccaattcaaagagatagCGACTATGCGGACGCTTCCGGGGTCGGTGCGCCGATCTTGTCTAGATCAAATGCCATCGATGAAGAGACGGACCAGCAGTTCAGGACCAGGAGACAGTCCATACTGGATAACCCAATCGGATCCTTCAGGGGGGTCAATTCGCTGAGCAAGTTTGCTACCTCTCTGAGAAGGGCCAACTCGTTCAGACATATCGAGACTGAGCCTGACAAGGAGAGAtcatttttcaaagactcTGTGGACGAGACCTTCGATCCGAGAACCATGGCTCCGTCTCATACGGGTCGGAAACTTTCTCTTGTGCTGAGACCCAGTCTGTCCAACATGCTGAACAGTGCAAGGAATATTGACACGAACCCGTTTGTGGACGAAACGTCCGTGGATTACGGGTCGACGTACTCGGGGGTCCCCGGGATTGCAGATCTGTCTGGGATGATCAGAAGGTCGTCCGCTTCCGGGCTAAGACCATCCATCTCTATTGCAGACTTGACAAACAACCTTGGGATGGACGGGTATGTTGGATCTATTGCGCCAGACGCGGACTCAATCTTGCTAAGACAAGTCGAGGACAAGGATGGGAAATTGATCACAGTTCTTGCAGGGCAATCCACGGCACCGCAGACCATATTCAATTCGATCAACGTTTTGATCGGGATCGGTCTCTTTGCACTACCCCTAGGACTGAAGTATGCTGGGTGGATTTTGGGAATCACCTTACTTTCAGTTTTTGCTCTGGGCACGTTCTGTACCGCTGAACTGCTGTCTAGGTGTCTTGACACAGACCCAACGCTGATGTCATATGCAGATTTAGGGTACGCCGCCTTTGGGAACAAAGGTCGTGCACTAATATCGGCACTTTTCACAGTAGACCTATTGGGTTGTGCAGTGTCGCTGGTCATCCTATTCGGCGACTCCCTAAATGCATTGTTCCCCCAGTATTCTGTGaatactttcaaaattttggcATTCTTTGTGGTGACACCTCCAGTGTTCTTACCGCTAAGCGTACTGTCCAATATTTCGTTGCTCGGAATATTGTCCACCACAGGAACAGTTTTTATCATTGCATGCTGTGGTCTGTCAAAGAAAACTGCACCAGGCTCGTTGCTTAACCCAATGGAAACACGTTTATGGCCTTCAAGTTTCGAGAACTTGTGTCTATCAATCGGATTGTTGAGTGCCTGTTGGGGTGGCCATGCCgtttttccaaatttgaagaCAGATATGAGACACCCACACAAATTCAAGGACTGTTTGAAGCATACTTATAAGATCACTGCTTTTACCGATATCGGTACGGCAATTGTCGGATATTTGATGTTCGGTGATACCGTGAAAGACGAGATCACCAAAAACGTCCTGCTGTCTCCAGGTTATCCCAATTTTGTGTACGGATTGATATCCGGTTTAATGACGGTCATTCCGATTGCGAAGACTCCATTAAATGCAAGACCCATCATATCTGTACTAGATGTCATTTTCAACGTCCAGGCGCCAGAAACGAAATATGAAGGCAATAAGTTGAAGACGGCAAAAACGATTCAGGTAGTCAACTGCATCATAGTGAATATTCTCTTTGTCGTGATGGCCATCATTTTCCCCcaatttgacaaaataATTGCCTTCCTTGGTGCTGGGTTATGTTTTGCCATCTGCCTGATTCTACCATGCTTGTTTTACACTAGAATATGCCGTGATACTATCAAGTCATGGGAAAAAGCGGCATGCTATATTACAATTGTACTAAGTGCCATTCTTTCGGTTTTAGGGATCGGAGCAGCCGTTCTTGCATAA